The genomic interval CCGATCGCCCCCGCGCTTCTCTGCGGCCTGGACGTGAGCCTTGCGTGGTTCTAAACAGGTTTTGAGGACTTTGAAAAGTCCGGGTGTGTTCTGCGGACATCGGGAGTGTGACAGAGAAGCAGCTTAACCACATACAGGGGAAACGGGGACTGTACCGGGGGGGTTGTAGGTTCACCTGGACACAGTGTCTCCGGTGGGTGGTGGTGATCCGATTATTCCAGGTACTTGGACAGTACCCCGTAGGGAGTGAAACTTGCTACCGTTGCCCCTGAAGGGTAGTTTCTTCATCCCGTTTGCAAGTTCTAGACTCAGCAGACAGGTTTCTGTGAAATGTACTGCACGGTGTCACACACTAAACATCGCTGGATTTGTATCTGGGTATGTTACAGGACAAGTTTTGGATAACCAGAGTCGGGCTCCTTGGCGTTTGTCATCTATAACAGATTTCTTCTGGTCGATAGCAGATTTTGTGGTTCTGTTGTAAGTAGAAATTAATTCTTTGGGTGAGCTTTATTTTAGATTTGCCATAGGTAGAAGCTACTCAGTGCTATCGGTAacacaacaataaaaatgttagaTTTACTCTTTAGCGTTCTATGTCTACTGTCCCCAAAACATATACGAATGCTTTACTGTGACTTTGTGGCTTTGGTTATTAAGCACTATACTGTATctagtaaaaagaaaagtgtatgAAAAGCGATGGTAACTTACTGGCAGTTCAAATGAGTTTTCTtacatttcttccattttaatactacaaaaagaaaaagcgtATACTTTCATTAAATGGCTAGTTTCTTTTAGCTGATCTAATAATCGAGATATTTATTATTTGGAGTATTTCTACTTTTGACAATAGATCCTGGCTATGTAAGAATAATCATACAGCAGTAATCACAAATTTATGGCCCCAGATCAACAGCAGTTAAGAAACAATACGTTCTTTTCATGTATTCAACACTCcttcattattttcagttacACATTTATAATTTATGCATTTCTTACATATTTATTGCATATTTACCTGAAAACTAGATTTTATAGTTTGAGCCTCACTGTAATTTGGAATTACTtaagattttatatttatatataggAGACAAATTGCCAAGACTTATTAAACAATGATCTTGAGAAGAACACTGTTCGTTCCTGAACACAACTTACTGTTTTCCAGGCCGTTTCTTATCTTTCAATCCAAACACTCAGAAACTATATCTAGCAATCAATTCACCTAattcctgctttatttttcagtttccagaGCATTATTCAACCAGATTTGAGAAGAAGAGGCTACACATCTTCCTCCTATTCAGGATACAATGACGGAAGAGGGTATTTTTTCATACTCACActagttctgcttttttttctatcttaGCAAAATGACATCATGTATTCAGATTACAGTTGTGATTTGCATTGAATTGGGTCATGTAAGAAGACTAAAATGTTGTTTATCTGCTGTATTTTGTCTGAAGCTTAGTAACAATACATAGCTTTGGATAGCTGTAATAGCAGTATAGTCTAACTCTCGCTGAAACTGTTTTTCACACCTGCCTCATAGACAATATGAATCTTTGTTGAAATTCTTTTGTTAGATTTGCTTATACTCAGCCTTTGATTTATATTAAATCAGTCATTTCATGTATTAGATTACCTACAGATAAAGCAAAACACTCTGTTACAGGGATATCATTTCTATAAACGCTGTAGTTACTGTGTTTCTTTGTTCTTAATGGTTTGCCTAACTTTTTTTGTAGGACTGTGTGAAAGCTTGAGTTAGCTGTAGCTTTCTCTTGTGAGACAGCAGTAATTAGAACAGTTTGCATAAGAGAATTTTCATGAAAGTGGGGTTgggtgggttgggtttttggggtgttttttacAGCTTTTCACATGAAACCCAAACAACTTTTCCAGAGCTTCTAACTTTCTAATTAGTATCATTTAGAGACAGTGTTACTATATTTCTAGTTTAACAGATTAATGTCCATTGAATAGATGTTGTTTTCCTTGATTTCTTTTCAGGCCTCCAGCACATCCTCGCCGTAGGATGGGTCGAATAAATCACTGGGGTGGAGGCCCCAGTCCACCACCAATGGCTGGAGGTGGATGAGGAAGGTAATTACAAATCTGTATCCtgctttgaacttttttttttttttaaagttaacaaTGATAATTGAAGGTTGAGGTAGAATGGAGCATTTTGTCCTCCATTTGCAAAAGTTACcaaaacaggaacagaaacaaaatggttAGATTCTTTCAGtaaagggggggaaaagggaggggggagtgTTAAAAGGTTTTGGCTCATAAACGGTGAGCTTCTAATTTTAATTGTGTAGAAGTGGATACACAAATTGTAGCAAAGATTTTTGAACACAGCTGATAAAAAATTATAACCTTTCATGTTTTTTTGGCTGCTAATTTAAAGTCCTGTCCAGATCAGTAGTGGCTGAAactttgtttgcatttctgatAGTTATCATATGACAtatgaggtttttttaagtagatacttctcatagaaaaaaaaggaaaattaataaagTTGTTAAAAGACTCTTagtaaaaatcttttttcctgttacagtGATATAGTTATGCAAATCTTGAATTCTAGTGTAGCATAAAAATCAGAATTGCTTAAAAAGGGGGGCAAAAACCGTTAAAAAAGCCCTGCTCTTTAAATTTCTTACAGCTGCCTGAActttaattctgttttattaattAGTTTGGCTGGTGGGAGTTTCATCTAACAATGTTATATATAGTATTGTTTAATTTACTTCAAGACTTAAGTAAACAATCCTCCTTGTTTTTCATGAATCACTCCTCATTGTTACCATAACAGAAGTTACAAGAGAAAACACACATGCAGGTGGCTAAGACTTGTAAATCTTGTAGGAGAAGGTTCATATTCCAAAAAGCACACATGTCAGTATTTCAGTTCCCTAGAAAAAGGATaagtttcttcccttttttttttttcatttgggtgttgggttttttttttctttttgactagACATGAGGCCAGCAAAGGCTGTGGGGAAGGCCTTTGGGTAATAATGGCAATGTGTAATCTGTTCAGGAATAGAAGTTTGTGAGCCTTTTGCATGTCTCATTtagctaaattaaaaacaattttattttaaaagggttACTCACATAATTTTACTGACAAAGAAAGACCTTGTCTTCAAATATTACTTTATCTTTTAGGTAAATGCCTGCTGAAGAGGCAGGCAAAAGCATACACATTTGCAAgatgaaagggaagaagagtTTAGTGGTGGACCAAATGAGTTTGAATGTTGTAAATGTGTATGTCTAACTGGAAACTGTTCTGTGATATAAGCAGATTAATGAAGTTGTACTGGGAACTCCTTCTTCAAGGATCCGGTGTAACTGAACAACAGTTTTATTAAATACATGTTTACTGTCTAAAGTCTTTGTATAGTTTCTGAACATTTTACTGTAGTTGCAAAGTAATAAGTAAATTATATTGGGCTTGTCACAAGGCTGACTTTCTcatcatttttagaaaaaaaatatctgaagtaCAGTAAGCCCTTTTCTGTTCCAATGAGGaagaatatgtatttatattggATAGAGAAGGTTCCTTAAGAGTCAAACTTAAAGCAGTGCTTCCTAATAGGTTTTGTATTTACTCTGTTTTTGTCAGTACTAACATTTTGTACTTTGGTATTAATGGTGCTCTAAAAACACTTTTGAAATGCAACTTacaaattactttgttttacaATCCTTGCCTTTTACAAACTCGCTTCATTAAGGCCCTTAATGGACTTTATAACACGCCTGTTTTCTAAGCACCTCTTGAAACAGCTTCCTTCTCCATTACAGACTTACTCAAATGTGTAAGCCTATTTGCTGTACAAATTTTGgtaagactttttttcagtaaaattaagctttgtttttattacatGATGAAAAAAGTAGGGAACTCAAGTACTGAGTGCTAACACAGAagagctgttttctttcaaacagtGGCTTAACTAATTTACTCCATTTCAGGATGGGAGTTGCTTATTGTTGTTCttgagttttgtttggttgtttttttttttgttattgttcaGTTGGAGAGGGCTGCATCTATTTGATAAAAGATTATCTGCCAAGAATCCAGATTAAATTTTCTCCAAGGTGCCCTTgcaaggttttgggttttttttacttaaacCTCTCTAATAATGTGTTTAGCAGGATGCCAGCAATGCCCCCTTGGTTAACAAGCATCTACTAACTAGCTGGCTTTTACCCGCTCGGGTGGCTCCCACTCCTGTGACGCATAACCCCACTCAAAGTTACCATCTTTCAAACTCGCGGTGTAACAGCAGCCTTCAGTCTAATAACCAGAGCTTCCTCAGCTCCGCTCAAAGGTCACACCTTCACAGTTCATAAAGGAACTCCCCGCCACCAGATCGGGTAGGTAGGGCATCGTTAGTGCTTCATCACCGGCTGTGCTATGGCCCTTTTTTAGCTCGTTCGGAGGACCGCATTACCCTTCCTCCAGCCCCGCCAGCACTAACCAGCAGCCCAGCTGACGGGGTTTGCTGGGACCTCCCTCAGCCCGGAGCGGCGGAGGTGCTCCCCGGGCTCTCCGCTTACCGCTGCTCGCCCCCTCAGCGCGGAGGCCGGGGCAGCCGCTGTCTCCCCGCCGTCTCGCCGATCCGGGCCGAGGCGCCGTGGCCGCTGAGGGGACGGcgagccccgccccgccccgccccgccgagcccccgcGGCACCTGCCTGAGGGGCGGTGCCGGGCGCGGGCCCGCCCGCTTCCGCCCGGCGCCGAGGCCGGGCTCGGCGGCGCGCGGCCCCGCGCGGGAGCGGCTTCCGCCTGGCGCCGCTCTGCCCGGCGGGGAGCATGACCCAGGCGGAGAAAGGCGAGGCGGAGAACGGGAAGGACAAGGAGCGCGACCGGGAGCGCGAGCAGCGCGGCGTCAAGCGGCCCATCGTCCCCGCCGCCGTGCCCGAGTCCCTGCAGGAGGTGAGGCCGGGGAGCGGTGAGGAgcagggcggcggcggcggcggctcctcaGGGCGGCGCTGCCTTCCTGCTGGCCGagcggccgcggggccggggcggcgggggccgggctcggcctcggcctcggcctcggcctcgTAAAGGcctgggcgggggggaggggggaggcgcCGGGACgcctgcccacccacccacccactcccGTGCGCGTTGTGGTGCTTTCAGCAAATCCAGAGCAACTTCATCGTGGTGATACACCCTGGCTCCACGACCCTGCGGCTCGGGCGGGCCACGGACACGCTGCCCGTGGGCATTCCCCATGTCATCGCGCGGCGGCACAAGCAGCAAGGACAGGCGGCCTACAGAGACAGCTGGCTCCTCAGGGACGGGCTCAACGTAAGCCGGGCCGCGCTCCAGCGGCACGTCCTCCCAGCTCGCTAAAATGGGCCTTGGAACTGCGCGTTTCGGTTGCCGTTTCCTGCCGTGTAGGGCCCGTTTTCCCCTCGTGCATCGTGTTTTTCCAGAGGAATATGTCTCGACACAAACCGTTTTCCCGTTTCACGTCAGTCGATTTGCTCCAGTCTGTGCTGGGGCTTTATTTAGTTTATTCGCCATGAACTAAACCTAATAAATTGATAGGTTGAGGGTTTGGACTCGTTGATTGCTCTGTGGTCTGATACAACACACAGTATTTCTGTTTATAGAATGACGACTGTAGAACTAGAATTGGAAGGCTCCATTTGTGAATGCGTTGGTTACAAGTTGGCTTGTAACTTGGATAACGTAGCCGGTAATTTTAGTCTAACCTGCtcaaaaaaatatatgtagtGATCTTATTCATACTTTGAATCTGTACAGAAAATCATTAATCAAATTAATGCCTCTAATATTAAACCTCATCTTTAAATAATTGAGAtctatttaaacatttttgctcCTACTTAATATTTCTGTGGTTAAATAGATAATGTCCTGAGTTCATCACTCCAGAGATGAAGTCCAGCAGCCATTACAATCAGTTAAAAGATTCAAGTTGACTTAGACAAATAGATCTTGGGAACTCTAATATAAAAAagagtttctttaaaaataagcctATGTTCATTGTATAAAACCTTCTGTCCTTTCTGCCATCTATCAACTACAGTAATGATTTCATTGTTTAATAATAGCTTCAGTATTACCAGCATACAGACATGTAATTAGAAAGTAAGTATTTACGTTGCatatttttgggttttgtttagaAACCTGAAAGCACTGAGCAGAGACAAAATGGCCTTAAAATGGTGGACCAAGCAATATGGTCCAAAAAGATGTCAAATGGTGCAAGGCGTATACCAGTGTCACCTGATCAGGTAACTCATTCTTAAGATTTTATTAAATCGTTCATTCATACGGTCATTTGGTGTGATGCTATATTTTAGTGGAGAAGAATAGATATCCTTTATACAGCAAAAAATGGATAGTGCTATTGTGTGACCTAACTCTGAAGATCtgagaaaatgaagatttaaaaTGGTTCTTCGCAGGGTGAGGggggttcttttttctttcatgcacaAAAAGTGactgataaaatatttatcaacAGCACTTGTTTTGATTACATTTCAGGCCAGGTCATACAACAGACAGATGCGGCCAGCTATTTTAGATCACAGCTCTGGGGCCAAGTGGACAAACACATCAAATCATCCTGAATTTTTGGTAGGAGAAGAGGTAAGATTAATTTTCCTGCTGAAACGGGGCTTAATATTACGTTTTAATGTGACTACCTAATCAGTAGCAGTTTGCTATGTGTTAGTATGTGTTGAAAAGCATATAAATTTAGTCAAGCAATACATGAGAAGCTTTACTATGAACTAACTGAATATATATTATTATTCAGCAAGACCAGACAGTTTCTCCCATTTGCCTAGCAAGTAACCTTGATCCTATACTGCTGTAAATCAGTGTTTCTGCAGAGACTAGGTGAGAACTTTACCCATGTGGTATAATTCAGAGAAAAGGCAAGAAACTCATAAAAGGATCAGTACATGGAATCACTGCTGAGTAATTAGGTATTCATGAGATTCAGAGAGTCTAAATTAGTTACTAATTTGAGataatggaaaaatatactGTTATGTTCATAGTGGATGTCCACGGAGATGAAAATTCAAACATTAAACCATgtatttattgtcttttttattttaatgctttattttattttaatgcaagccctattaaaaagaaatccactgTATTGCTGTCACATTGGTCTGAGTGGTGCTGCATGTCTTGTATCTgcttctcaaatatttttctagtatTTGTTACTAATCTTTTGGGAAAAACAATGCATAGAACATTGTCCCTTATTTTCA from Haliaeetus albicilla chromosome 24, bHalAlb1.1, whole genome shotgun sequence carries:
- the SELENOK gene encoding selenoprotein K, which produces MRLPPAHAQRGRGQGRGQRPRPAAMVYISNGQVLDNQSRAPWRLSSITDFFWSIADFVVLFFQSIIQPDLRRRGYTSSSYSGYNDGRGPPAHPRRRMGRINHWGGGPSPPPMAGGG